One segment of Nocardia farcinica DNA contains the following:
- the gltX gene encoding glutamate--tRNA ligase codes for MTEVRVRFCPSPTGTPHVGLIRTALFNWAYARHTGGTFVFRIEDTDAARDSEESYHAILDALRWLGLTWDEGPEVGGPYGPYRQSQRRELYLDVVRRLLEAGEAYESFSTPEEVEARHRAAGRDPKLGYDNYDRDLTPEAIEAYRAAGRPAVVRLRMPDEDLTWTDLVRGETTFKAGTVPDFALTRGNGDPLYTLVNPVDDASMKITHVLRGEDLLSSTPRQLALYAALRRIGVADFTPEFGHLPFVMGQGNKKLSKRDPESNLFAHRDRGFIPEGLLNYLALLGWSLADDRDVFSMSEMVAAFDISKVNSNPARFDQKKADALNAEHIRLLEPGDFAHRLRQFLTEHGHIGADVDEKVFAAAAELVQTRIVVLGDAWDLLRFLFAPADEFTVDEAAAAKNLGADAVPVLEAAIAALEPLPGWTTPVIEDALKTSLIDDLGLKPRKAFAPVRVAVTGSHISPPLYESLELLGRELTLARLRSGLEWARQ; via the coding sequence ATGACAGAAGTACGGGTCCGTTTCTGCCCGTCGCCGACCGGGACGCCGCACGTCGGCCTGATCCGCACCGCCCTGTTCAACTGGGCCTACGCCCGCCACACCGGCGGCACCTTCGTCTTCCGCATCGAAGACACCGACGCCGCACGCGATTCCGAGGAGTCCTACCACGCGATCCTCGACGCGCTGCGCTGGCTCGGGCTCACCTGGGACGAGGGGCCCGAGGTCGGCGGCCCCTACGGTCCCTACCGCCAATCGCAGCGGCGGGAACTGTATCTGGACGTGGTGCGGCGGCTGCTGGAGGCCGGCGAGGCCTACGAATCGTTCTCCACCCCGGAGGAGGTCGAGGCCCGCCATCGTGCCGCGGGCCGCGATCCGAAGCTCGGCTACGACAATTACGACCGCGATCTCACCCCCGAGGCGATCGAGGCCTACCGGGCCGCGGGCCGGCCCGCCGTGGTGCGCCTGCGGATGCCCGACGAGGACCTCACGTGGACCGACCTGGTGCGCGGTGAGACCACCTTCAAGGCGGGCACGGTGCCCGACTTCGCGCTCACCCGCGGTAATGGTGATCCGCTCTACACGCTGGTCAACCCGGTCGACGACGCCTCGATGAAGATCACCCACGTACTGCGCGGCGAGGATCTGCTCTCCTCCACGCCGCGGCAGCTCGCGCTCTACGCGGCATTGCGCCGGATCGGGGTGGCCGACTTCACCCCGGAGTTCGGTCACCTGCCATTCGTGATGGGGCAGGGCAACAAGAAGTTGTCCAAGCGCGATCCGGAGTCCAACCTGTTCGCTCACCGCGACCGCGGATTCATCCCGGAAGGTTTGCTGAATTACCTCGCATTGCTCGGCTGGAGTCTCGCCGATGACCGCGACGTGTTCTCCATGTCCGAGATGGTGGCGGCGTTCGACATTTCGAAAGTGAATTCGAATCCCGCCCGATTCGACCAGAAGAAGGCCGACGCGCTCAACGCCGAGCACATCCGATTGCTCGAACCGGGTGATTTCGCCCACCGCTTGCGGCAGTTCCTCACCGAACACGGCCACATCGGCGCGGACGTGGACGAGAAAGTGTTCGCCGCGGCCGCCGAATTGGTGCAGACGCGCATCGTGGTGCTCGGCGACGCCTGGGATCTGCTGCGATTCCTGTTCGCGCCGGCCGACGAATTCACCGTCGACGAGGCCGCGGCCGCCAAGAACCTCGGCGCCGACGCCGTGCCGGTGCTCGAGGCCGCCATCGCCGCGCTGGAGCCGCTGCCCGGGTGGACCACCCCCGTCATCGAGGACGCCCTCAAAACGTCGCTGATCGACGATCTGGGGCTCAAACCACGCAAGGCCTTCGCGCCGGTGCGGGTGGCGGTCACCGGCTCGCACATCAGCCCGCCGCTGTACGAGTCGCTGGAGCTGCTCGGGCGCGAGCTCACCCTGGCGCGGCTGCGCTCCGGGCTCGAGTGGGCGCGGCAGTAG
- a CDS encoding 3-isopropylmalate dehydrogenase encodes MKLAVIPGDGIGPEVIAEALKVLDVVVPGVEKTEYDLGAKRYHATGEILPDSVLPELREHDAILLGAIGDPSVPSGVLERGLLLRTRFELDHHVNLRPSRLFTGVRSPLAGAPDIDFVVVREGTEGPYTGTGGAIRVRTPHEVATEVSTNTRFGIERVVRYAFAKAQARRKHLTLVHKTNVLTFAGSLWQRTVDEVGAEFPEVTVAYQHIDAATIHMVTDPGRFDVIVTDNLFGDIITDLAAAVSGGIGLAASGNIDASGTNPSMFEPVHGSAPDIAGQSKADPTAAILSVSLLLNHLGDTEAAARIDAAVAKDLAARSGTASTVEIGDRIAAAV; translated from the coding sequence ATGAAGCTTGCGGTCATCCCCGGTGACGGCATCGGTCCCGAGGTCATCGCCGAGGCGCTGAAGGTGCTCGACGTGGTCGTGCCCGGCGTCGAGAAGACCGAATACGACCTGGGCGCCAAGCGCTATCACGCGACCGGCGAGATCCTGCCCGACTCGGTGCTGCCGGAACTGCGCGAGCACGACGCGATCCTGCTCGGGGCGATCGGTGACCCGTCGGTGCCCAGCGGCGTGCTCGAGCGCGGCCTGCTGCTGCGCACCCGTTTCGAGCTCGACCACCACGTGAACCTGCGGCCGTCGAGGCTGTTCACCGGCGTGCGGAGCCCGCTGGCCGGTGCACCCGACATCGATTTCGTCGTGGTGCGCGAGGGCACCGAGGGCCCCTACACCGGCACCGGCGGCGCGATCCGGGTACGGACGCCGCACGAGGTCGCCACCGAGGTCAGCACCAACACCCGCTTCGGCATCGAACGGGTCGTGCGCTACGCCTTCGCCAAGGCGCAGGCCAGGCGCAAGCACCTCACGCTGGTGCACAAGACCAATGTGCTGACCTTCGCCGGGTCGCTGTGGCAGCGCACCGTCGACGAGGTGGGCGCGGAGTTCCCCGAGGTCACGGTCGCCTACCAACACATCGACGCCGCCACCATCCACATGGTCACCGACCCGGGCCGCTTCGACGTGATCGTCACCGACAACCTGTTCGGCGACATCATCACCGACCTCGCGGCCGCGGTGAGCGGCGGCATCGGCCTGGCGGCCAGCGGCAACATCGACGCCTCCGGCACCAACCCGAGCATGTTCGAGCCGGTGCACGGCAGCGCGCCCGACATCGCGGGCCAGTCGAAGGCCGACCCGACCGCCGCCATCCTGTCGGTCTCGCTGCTGCTGAACCACCTCGGCGACACCGAGGCCGCCGCGCGGATCGACGCCGCGGTCGCCAAGGACCTGGCCGCCCGCTCGGGCACCGCCTCCACCGTCGAGATCGGCGACCGGATCGCCGCGGCGGTCTGA
- a CDS encoding cold-shock protein has translation MVQGTVLWFDSKKGFGFIAQDGGGADVFVDYLELVGGGFRSLHEGQRVRFDLRQSKSGPEAVGVHVIG, from the coding sequence ATGGTTCAGGGCACGGTGTTGTGGTTCGACAGCAAGAAGGGCTTCGGCTTCATCGCCCAGGACGGCGGTGGCGCCGACGTGTTCGTCGACTACCTGGAGCTCGTCGGTGGTGGATTCCGCTCGTTGCACGAAGGGCAGCGGGTGCGGTTCGACCTACGCCAGAGCAAGTCCGGCCCCGAGGCCGTCGGGGTGCACGTCATCGGCTGA
- a CDS encoding Uma2 family endonuclease: MSGRRTGRGPYTIGDLHALPEHGKGYELEDGWLVEVHRGARHNHVVQRMARLLDRSADLAVHVCLGGGWEVGTPGGVRKPDIVVVPREVIRAAIVADPPRVIPGTQVRLAVEVIAPGSASERTDRVRKVREYAAVGIPEYWIVEHHPQVRIHRLVLADGMYRASAVVESGSVLTADIGSDNGFRVSVDPGDLLEV; encoded by the coding sequence GTGAGTGGACGGCGGACGGGACGCGGTCCGTACACGATCGGCGACCTGCACGCGCTGCCCGAGCACGGCAAGGGCTACGAACTCGAGGACGGCTGGTTGGTCGAAGTGCACCGCGGTGCCCGGCACAACCACGTGGTGCAGCGGATGGCCCGGCTGCTCGATCGCAGTGCCGATCTGGCCGTGCACGTCTGCCTCGGCGGCGGATGGGAGGTCGGAACGCCCGGCGGGGTGCGCAAGCCCGACATCGTGGTGGTGCCGCGCGAGGTGATCCGCGCCGCCATCGTCGCCGACCCACCGCGCGTCATCCCCGGCACCCAGGTGCGGCTGGCGGTGGAGGTGATCGCGCCGGGCAGCGCGAGCGAGCGCACCGACCGGGTGCGCAAGGTCCGCGAGTACGCGGCGGTCGGCATCCCGGAATACTGGATCGTGGAACATCATCCGCAGGTGCGCATCCACCGGCTGGTGCTCGCGGACGGCATGTACCGGGCGAGCGCGGTGGTGGAATCCGGTTCGGTGCTGACCGCGGATATCGGCTCGGACAACGGCTTTCGCGTCAGCGTGGATCCCGGCGACCTGCTCGAGGTCTGA
- the serA gene encoding phosphoglycerate dehydrogenase: MSQAGRPVVLIADKLAQSTVDALGDGVEVRWVDGPDRPALLAAVPEADALLVRSATTVDAEVLEAGKNLKIVARAGVGLDNVDVPAATERGVMVVNAPTSNIHTAAEHAVTLLLAAARQIPAADATLREHTWQRSKFNGVEIYGKTVGVVGLGRIGQLFAARLAAFETKIIAYDPYVSPARAAQLGIELVTLDELLGRADLISVHLPKTPETKGLLSKEKLALTKKGVIIVNAARGGLIDEQALADAITSGHVRAAGIDVFETEPCTDSPLFELPQVVVTPHLGASTTEAQDRAGTDVAKSVLLALAGEFVPGAVNVTGGAVSDEVAPWLEIVRKQGALVGALSDELPVSVEVQVRGELAAEDVAVLELSALRGIFSALVEDQVTFVNAPALAKERGISVEVTTASESPSHRSVVDLRAVFGDGRTLNVAGTLTEPQQVQKIVNINGRNYDMRAEGLNLAVLNYDDRPGALGKIGTRLGEADIDILAAQLSQDIDKEGATVILRVNKPVPADVQTAIAEAVGAAKIALVDLF; this comes from the coding sequence GTGAGCCAAGCAGGCCGTCCTGTTGTTCTGATCGCCGACAAGCTCGCCCAGTCGACCGTCGACGCGCTCGGTGACGGTGTCGAGGTTCGCTGGGTCGACGGCCCCGACCGGCCGGCCCTGCTGGCGGCGGTCCCCGAGGCCGACGCGCTGCTCGTGCGCTCGGCCACCACCGTCGACGCGGAGGTGCTCGAGGCGGGCAAGAACCTCAAGATCGTCGCCCGCGCCGGTGTCGGCCTCGACAACGTCGACGTGCCCGCGGCCACCGAGCGCGGCGTCATGGTCGTCAACGCGCCGACCTCCAACATCCACACCGCCGCCGAGCACGCGGTCACCCTGCTGCTCGCCGCGGCCCGCCAGATCCCGGCCGCCGACGCCACCCTGCGCGAGCACACCTGGCAGCGCAGCAAGTTCAACGGCGTCGAGATCTACGGCAAGACCGTCGGCGTGGTCGGCCTCGGCCGCATCGGCCAGCTGTTCGCCGCGCGCCTGGCCGCCTTCGAGACCAAGATCATCGCCTACGACCCCTACGTCTCCCCGGCCCGCGCCGCCCAGCTCGGCATCGAGCTGGTCACGCTGGACGAGCTGCTGGGCCGCGCCGACCTCATCTCGGTGCACCTGCCCAAGACCCCGGAGACCAAGGGCCTGCTCAGCAAGGAGAAGCTGGCGCTCACCAAGAAGGGCGTCATCATCGTCAACGCCGCGCGCGGTGGCCTGATCGACGAGCAGGCGCTGGCCGACGCGATCACCTCCGGCCACGTGCGGGCCGCGGGCATCGACGTCTTCGAGACCGAGCCCTGCACCGACAGCCCGCTGTTCGAGCTGCCGCAGGTCGTGGTCACCCCGCACCTGGGCGCCTCCACCACCGAGGCGCAGGACCGCGCGGGCACCGATGTCGCCAAGTCGGTGCTGCTGGCGCTGGCCGGTGAGTTCGTGCCGGGCGCGGTGAACGTCACCGGCGGCGCGGTCAGCGACGAGGTCGCCCCCTGGCTCGAGATTGTCCGCAAGCAGGGCGCCCTGGTGGGTGCGCTGTCGGACGAGCTCCCGGTCAGCGTCGAGGTGCAGGTGCGCGGCGAACTCGCCGCCGAGGACGTGGCGGTGCTGGAGCTCTCGGCGTTGCGCGGCATCTTCTCCGCGCTGGTCGAGGACCAGGTCACCTTCGTCAACGCGCCCGCGCTGGCGAAGGAGCGCGGCATCAGCGTCGAGGTCACCACCGCCTCCGAGAGCCCCAGCCACCGCAGTGTCGTCGACCTGCGCGCGGTGTTCGGCGACGGCCGCACCCTGAACGTTGCGGGCACGCTCACCGAGCCGCAGCAGGTGCAGAAGATCGTCAACATCAACGGGCGCAACTACGACATGCGCGCCGAGGGCCTGAACCTGGCCGTGCTGAACTACGACGACCGCCCCGGCGCGCTCGGCAAGATCGGCACCCGCCTCGGCGAGGCCGACATCGACATCCTGGCCGCCCAGCTGAGCCAGGACATCGACAAGGAAGGCGCCACCGTCATCCTGCGTGTCAACAAGCCGGTTCCGGCCGACGTGCAGACCGCGATCGCCGAGGCCGTTGGCGCGGCCAAGATCGCCCTGGTCGACCTGTTCTGA
- a CDS encoding MFS transporter has translation MTTVTQISAVRRWSMLALGVFAQSASAVFVHGTPFLLPALTNRGMALPTAGVLVAMPTVGLVCTLIAWGYVVDRIGERKVLVAGPLVMFVAGAAAAVTTHDFALGALLFVGGVGAASTNGASGRVIVGWFPPQRRGLAMGIRQTAQPLGVGIAALTIPPVAEHHGVAAAVLVPAVMAGVAALACLVAIIDPPRPKGAAADRDNPYRGDATLWRIHGVSVLLAVPQGVVWTFALLWLHRDIGWSLPVAGAVVTATQILGALGRIGAGAWSDRVGSRLRPLRQIAVAAALCMAGLGVTAWTQWWWLAIGLLFAASVITVSDNGLAFTAVAEIAGPYWSGRGLGMQNTGQNLAMAAIPPVFGALVTVGGFPAAYLVTAAVAAMAVPLVPADPKAHRENGSAAGVRPRAGRRDPR, from the coding sequence ATGACCACCGTGACGCAGATCAGCGCCGTCCGCCGGTGGTCCATGCTCGCGCTCGGCGTCTTCGCCCAGTCCGCCAGCGCCGTGTTCGTCCACGGCACGCCCTTCCTGCTGCCCGCGCTGACGAATCGCGGCATGGCGCTGCCGACGGCGGGCGTCCTCGTGGCGATGCCCACGGTCGGGCTGGTCTGCACCTTGATCGCCTGGGGCTATGTCGTGGATCGCATCGGGGAGCGCAAGGTGCTGGTGGCCGGTCCCCTGGTGATGTTCGTCGCGGGCGCCGCCGCGGCCGTCACCACGCACGACTTCGCCTTGGGCGCACTGTTGTTCGTCGGCGGCGTCGGCGCGGCGAGCACCAACGGCGCCAGCGGCCGGGTGATCGTCGGCTGGTTCCCGCCGCAGCGGCGCGGGCTGGCGATGGGCATCCGGCAGACCGCGCAGCCGCTCGGTGTCGGCATCGCCGCGTTGACGATCCCGCCGGTGGCCGAACACCACGGCGTCGCCGCGGCCGTGCTGGTCCCCGCGGTGATGGCGGGCGTCGCGGCGCTGGCCTGCCTGGTCGCCATCATCGACCCGCCGCGGCCGAAAGGTGCTGCCGCCGACCGGGACAACCCCTATCGCGGAGATGCCACGCTGTGGCGCATCCACGGTGTCTCGGTGCTGCTGGCCGTCCCGCAGGGCGTGGTGTGGACCTTCGCGCTGCTGTGGCTGCACCGCGACATCGGCTGGTCGCTGCCGGTGGCGGGCGCGGTGGTCACCGCCACCCAGATCCTCGGCGCACTGGGCCGGATCGGCGCGGGCGCATGGTCGGATCGGGTGGGCAGCAGGTTGCGACCGCTGCGTCAGATCGCGGTGGCGGCGGCGCTGTGCATGGCCGGGCTCGGCGTGACGGCGTGGACGCAGTGGTGGTGGCTCGCGATCGGATTGCTGTTCGCCGCCTCGGTGATCACCGTGTCGGACAACGGATTGGCCTTCACCGCCGTCGCCGAGATCGCCGGGCCGTACTGGAGCGGACGCGGGCTGGGCATGCAGAACACCGGCCAGAATCTGGCGATGGCCGCCATCCCCCCGGTGTTCGGCGCGCTCGTCACCGTCGGCGGGTTCCCGGCGGCCTACCTGGTCACCGCGGCCGTCGCCGCGATGGCGGTTCCCCTGGTACCCGCCGACCCGAAAGCCCACCGCGAGAACGGCTCCGCCGCAGGCGTCAGACCTCGAGCAGGTCGCCGGGATCCACGCTGA
- a CDS encoding DUF5302 domain-containing protein, producing the protein MTDSTDSPGTSEDLKRKFREALDRKNAHHTKSEAHLAARAKASPAHAAAGHKREFRRKSG; encoded by the coding sequence ATGACCGACTCCACCGATTCCCCCGGCACGTCCGAGGACCTGAAGCGCAAGTTCCGCGAGGCCCTCGACCGCAAGAACGCCCACCACACCAAGTCCGAGGCCCATCTCGCCGCCCGCGCGAAGGCCTCCCCCGCCCATGCGGCGGCCGGCCACAAACGCGAGTTCCGCCGCAAGAGCGGCTAG
- a CDS encoding fumarylacetoacetate hydrolase family protein, which produces MRLGRVASPEGVAFVSIEGEGADAVTKEIAEHPFGTPTFTGRSWPLADVRLLAPILASKVVCVGKNYAAHAAEMGGEAPEQPVIFIKPNTAIVGPHAPIIVPPSSQQVDYEGELAVVIGRPCKDVSAARAREVILGYTVANDVTARDQQRQDGQWTRAKGYDTFCPLGPWIETALDPADLEIRTELDGEVRQRSRTSLLLHDIPKLIEWVSTVMTLLPGDVILTGTPEGVGPMQVGQQVSVTVEGIGTLTNPVAAKR; this is translated from the coding sequence ATGCGTCTAGGTCGAGTTGCCAGTCCCGAAGGGGTCGCGTTCGTCAGCATCGAGGGGGAGGGTGCCGACGCCGTCACCAAGGAGATCGCCGAGCATCCGTTCGGTACGCCGACGTTCACCGGGCGCAGCTGGCCGCTGGCCGACGTGCGCCTGCTCGCGCCGATCCTGGCCAGCAAGGTCGTCTGCGTGGGCAAGAACTACGCGGCGCACGCGGCCGAGATGGGCGGCGAGGCGCCCGAGCAGCCGGTGATCTTCATCAAACCCAACACCGCCATCGTCGGCCCGCACGCGCCGATCATCGTGCCGCCCAGCTCCCAGCAGGTGGACTACGAGGGCGAACTGGCGGTCGTGATCGGCCGTCCGTGCAAGGACGTGTCCGCCGCCCGCGCGCGCGAGGTCATCCTGGGCTACACCGTCGCCAACGACGTGACCGCCCGCGATCAGCAGCGCCAGGACGGTCAGTGGACCAGGGCCAAGGGCTACGACACCTTCTGCCCGCTCGGTCCGTGGATCGAAACCGCCCTGGACCCCGCGGATCTGGAGATCCGCACCGAGCTCGACGGCGAGGTGCGCCAGCGCAGCCGCACCTCGCTGCTGCTGCACGACATTCCGAAGCTCATCGAATGGGTGAGCACGGTCATGACGCTGCTGCCCGGCGACGTGATCCTCACCGGAACACCCGAGGGCGTCGGTCCGATGCAGGTCGGACAGCAGGTGTCGGTCACCGTCGAGGGAATCGGCACCCTGACCAATCCCGTTGCCGCCAAACGCTGA
- a CDS encoding DUF6879 family protein: MLYLPHEPPDWAALLRECEADAFHLEVRDSYAVPSESERFRRFLAGESALPDEHKLRWNDLIRETTGRGVAVRRVRVVTEPRSDYHRWLLSVTDTNTAAGEDIRYVPRHRAGDVPPDDWWLLDDRRVVYNLTSESGRPTGLAMTTDPRIAGYCREVRDRLWKIAIPYREYATR, translated from the coding sequence GTGCTCTACCTTCCGCATGAACCGCCGGACTGGGCCGCTCTCCTTCGCGAGTGTGAAGCCGACGCCTTCCACCTGGAGGTTCGCGATTCCTATGCGGTTCCGTCCGAGTCCGAGCGCTTCCGGCGGTTCCTGGCCGGTGAGTCTGCACTGCCCGACGAGCACAAGCTTCGATGGAACGACCTGATCCGGGAAACAACCGGGCGGGGCGTCGCCGTGCGCCGGGTTCGGGTGGTCACCGAGCCGCGCTCCGATTACCACCGATGGTTGCTCTCGGTCACCGATACGAATACCGCTGCGGGTGAGGATATTCGGTACGTGCCCCGTCATCGAGCCGGCGACGTACCGCCGGACGACTGGTGGCTGCTGGATGATCGGAGAGTCGTTTACAACCTGACGAGCGAGTCCGGAAGGCCGACCGGCTTGGCGATGACGACCGATCCGCGCATCGCCGGATATTGCCGTGAAGTACGCGATCGCCTGTGGAAGATCGCGATTCCGTATCGGGAGTACGCCACGCGGTGA
- a CDS encoding pyridoxamine 5'-phosphate oxidase family protein — protein MGVNQRAQIVMSDTEVTEFLERSRIATLATLGPTGTPHLTAMWFALIGGERGPDGTVTALPEIWFETKAKSQKAVNLRRDPRVTCMVEAGQTYDQLRGVSFEGTAEIVEDPDKLWAVGVSVWERYTGPYSEEVRPLVASMLHKRVAVRLVPTRIRSWDHRKLGLPAMPLGGSTVTADQPSVDTPG, from the coding sequence ATGGGAGTCAACCAACGCGCACAGATCGTCATGTCCGACACCGAGGTGACCGAGTTCCTCGAGCGCAGCCGCATCGCAACGCTCGCCACCCTCGGCCCGACCGGCACCCCGCACCTGACCGCGATGTGGTTCGCGCTGATCGGCGGGGAGCGCGGCCCCGACGGCACGGTGACCGCGCTGCCGGAGATCTGGTTCGAGACCAAGGCGAAGTCGCAGAAGGCGGTCAACCTGCGCCGCGATCCCCGGGTCACCTGCATGGTGGAAGCCGGCCAGACCTACGACCAGCTGCGCGGGGTCTCCTTCGAGGGCACGGCCGAGATCGTCGAGGACCCGGACAAGCTGTGGGCGGTCGGGGTGAGCGTGTGGGAGCGCTACACCGGTCCCTACAGCGAGGAGGTGCGCCCGCTGGTGGCCAGCATGCTGCACAAGCGGGTGGCGGTGCGCCTGGTACCGACCCGTATCCGCAGCTGGGACCACCGCAAGCTCGGTCTGCCCGCGATGCCGCTCGGCGGCAGCACGGTCACCGCCGACCAGCCGTCCGTGGACACCCCCGGGTAA
- a CDS encoding cold-shock protein — protein sequence MAQGIVKWFNSEKGFGFIAQDGGGPDVFVHYSAVSGSGFRSLDEGQRVEFEIGQGQKGPQAQDVRVVA from the coding sequence ATGGCTCAAGGCATTGTGAAGTGGTTCAACAGCGAGAAGGGCTTCGGCTTCATCGCTCAGGACGGCGGCGGTCCCGACGTCTTCGTGCACTACTCGGCGGTCAGCGGTTCCGGTTTCCGGTCGCTGGACGAGGGGCAGCGCGTGGAGTTCGAGATCGGCCAGGGGCAGAAGGGTCCGCAGGCCCAGGATGTCCGCGTCGTCGCCTGA
- a CDS encoding HNH endonuclease encodes MPADPPWTRDELILACDLTMANGWREVRAKDERAAELSSLLRRMPIHPRERRSERFRSVDSVSRKTTDFMTIHPDYRGKPTKGGGLTKEVLGDFLASPESMHQAAETIRALLEDMPATPPTESLGFDVAFIDSVEIREGTLLAANHYRRERNPKLRKAKLAEFRRVHSRVFCEVCGFDFEAVYGERGAGYIECHHIVPLHVSGETVTKLSDLVLLCSNCHRMIHHGSRWLSPEELREVVQVSGQPAGPGGGERVEF; translated from the coding sequence GTGCCCGCCGATCCACCGTGGACCCGTGACGAGCTGATTCTGGCGTGTGACCTGACGATGGCGAACGGCTGGCGTGAGGTCAGGGCGAAGGACGAGCGGGCTGCGGAACTGTCCAGCCTGTTGCGGCGTATGCCGATTCATCCGCGCGAGCGGCGGAGCGAGCGATTCCGCAGCGTCGACAGCGTGTCGCGGAAGACGACGGACTTCATGACGATCCACCCGGACTACCGGGGGAAGCCGACGAAAGGCGGTGGGCTGACCAAGGAGGTGCTCGGCGACTTCCTCGCTTCGCCGGAGTCGATGCACCAGGCCGCCGAGACGATCCGTGCTCTGCTCGAGGACATGCCCGCCACGCCGCCGACCGAATCGCTCGGTTTCGACGTCGCCTTCATCGATTCGGTGGAGATCCGGGAGGGGACGCTGCTGGCGGCGAATCATTATCGTCGTGAGCGGAATCCGAAGTTGCGGAAGGCGAAGCTGGCGGAATTTCGCCGGGTGCATTCCCGGGTTTTCTGTGAGGTCTGTGGCTTCGACTTCGAAGCGGTGTACGGGGAGCGCGGGGCGGGCTATATCGAATGCCATCACATTGTGCCGCTGCATGTTTCGGGGGAGACCGTGACGAAGCTGTCGGACCTGGTGCTGCTGTGCTCGAACTGTCACCGGATGATTCACCACGGGTCGCGGTGGTTGAGTCCGGAAGAGTTGCGCGAGGTTGTTCAGGTGTCCGGACAGCCGGCCGGACCCGGGGGCGGCGAGCGGGTGGAGTTCTGA
- a CDS encoding helix-turn-helix domain-containing protein, with translation MTNTVHDARSALGARLRELRRSAGLTNRALARLAGWHESKVSKIEFARIKPSDADIRAYCTYCHAEDELPDLLATLHDIEVAYLEWRKILGTGLKRRQEKSLQLEASASIIRDYQPQIVPGLLQTAEYAAAKLRRGMEFHRVPDDLDDAVAKRMERQRVLYQRDHRFHFVVAEQALRTTVGDDAVMAGQLDRLVALLGMPRVTIGIVPAEAEALVVSTNFVMFDDRLVMVEGTAAELTISRPQEVAVYGRAFDLLAGQSVTGQRARELIRRCQEQRTSG, from the coding sequence GTGACGAACACTGTCCACGACGCGAGATCAGCTCTGGGAGCACGGCTTCGAGAGCTGCGTCGCTCAGCGGGACTCACCAACCGCGCACTGGCCCGGCTGGCGGGCTGGCACGAGTCCAAGGTCTCCAAGATCGAGTTCGCACGGATCAAACCCTCCGATGCCGATATCCGCGCGTACTGCACGTACTGTCACGCCGAGGATGAGCTACCCGACCTGCTCGCCACACTGCACGACATCGAAGTCGCCTATCTGGAGTGGCGCAAGATCCTCGGAACCGGGCTGAAACGGCGGCAAGAGAAGTCGCTTCAGCTGGAAGCATCGGCTTCCATCATCCGGGACTATCAGCCGCAGATCGTCCCCGGCCTGCTGCAAACTGCGGAGTACGCGGCGGCCAAGTTGCGGCGGGGGATGGAGTTCCACCGGGTGCCCGACGATCTGGACGATGCCGTCGCGAAGCGGATGGAGCGGCAGCGGGTCCTCTATCAGCGTGACCATCGGTTTCATTTCGTCGTCGCTGAGCAAGCACTGCGCACGACAGTCGGTGACGACGCGGTGATGGCCGGGCAGCTCGACCGGCTCGTCGCGCTGCTCGGTATGCCGCGGGTGACGATCGGCATCGTGCCCGCCGAGGCGGAGGCGCTCGTCGTCTCGACGAACTTCGTGATGTTCGACGATCGGCTCGTCATGGTCGAGGGCACCGCTGCCGAACTGACGATCAGCCGTCCGCAGGAGGTCGCGGTGTATGGGCGGGCCTTCGATCTTCTCGCCGGTCAGTCGGTGACCGGGCAGCGGGCCCGGGAGCTCATCCGTCGCTGTCAGGAACAGCGGACTTCGGGGTGA